In Methanobacterium sp., a single window of DNA contains:
- a CDS encoding carboxymuconolactone decarboxylase family protein, whose product MKEDVFYGKGMVHVRKDYPDIFKAVVELNEAAYSGKVLDYRTQKLIAVGITAAASDDRAMKKQMMSALKEFDITRDEIVDVLRVVFLTAGNPPFVKAMKILYDLTE is encoded by the coding sequence ATGAAAGAAGATGTATTCTACGGTAAAGGAATGGTACACGTTAGAAAGGACTATCCTGACATTTTTAAAGCTGTTGTTGAACTAAATGAAGCAGCATATTCTGGGAAGGTATTGGATTACCGGACTCAAAAGTTAATTGCTGTGGGAATAACTGCTGCAGCCTCTGATGATCGGGCAATGAAAAAGCAAATGATGAGTGCATTGAAAGAATTTGATATTACCCGGGATGAAATTGTTGATGTATTAAGAGTTGTTTTTTTAACAGCTGGTAACCCACCGTTTGTCAAGGCCATGAAGATTCTTTATGATCTTACAGAATAA
- a CDS encoding GNAT family N-acetyltransferase — protein MAEEIDIITLTNENIDSEHICCAIGNDKKSQKRAATKKAWLKERFPEGHTFKKFDLRGKVFIEYVPAEYAWFPIEAPGYNFIQCLWASGRYKGKGFGRRLLEECEKDSKEHEKNGLVAVTGSKILPFTVDRRFYLKKGFEVCDEAPPYFIMMVKKFNEDAPTPHFTEKAKTAKIPAKEGLTFFYSDICPFNADYVDIMMETAAKHGIKSEKIKVESLKQAKDLPTPFGIFSVFYNGKFLTHEVMAEKKFDKLLKTISQ, from the coding sequence ATGGCTGAAGAAATTGATATAATAACTCTTACTAATGAAAATATAGACTCAGAACACATTTGCTGTGCCATAGGAAATGATAAAAAAAGTCAAAAAAGAGCTGCTACCAAAAAAGCTTGGTTAAAGGAAAGATTCCCAGAAGGTCACACCTTTAAAAAATTCGATCTCAGGGGAAAAGTATTCATAGAATACGTCCCTGCTGAATATGCTTGGTTCCCAATCGAAGCACCAGGATACAACTTCATACAATGCTTATGGGCATCAGGCAGGTATAAAGGTAAGGGATTCGGAAGAAGACTCTTGGAAGAATGTGAAAAAGACTCAAAAGAACATGAAAAAAATGGATTGGTAGCTGTCACAGGTAGTAAAATCCTTCCTTTCACTGTTGATAGGAGATTTTACCTTAAAAAAGGGTTTGAAGTATGTGATGAAGCTCCTCCTTACTTTATAATGATGGTAAAAAAATTTAATGAAGATGCACCCACTCCCCACTTCACAGAAAAAGCAAAAACAGCAAAAATACCTGCAAAAGAAGGATTAACGTTCTTTTACTCTGATATCTGTCCCTTTAATGCCGATTATGTGGATATAATGATGGAAACTGCTGCCAAACATGGCATCAAATCAGAAAAAATTAAGGTGGAAAGTCTCAAGCAAGCTAAGGATCTTCCAACTCCTTTTGGGATTTTCAGTGTTTTTTATAATGGAAAATTCTTAACACACGAAGTAATGGCTGAAAAAAAGTTCGATAAACTTTTAAAAACCATCAGCCAATAA
- a CDS encoding MATE family efflux transporter — translation MKDNNSSSPVGSDGKSSGENLGEKTEGVTLITGDPKKAIIKLSGPLIVAMILTSAYNLVDAIWVSGLGGNALAAVGFVTPLYMILVGLSNGIGAGATSAISRCIGAKNQEGVNNTAMHTLVITIIISLILTALLEIFLNPVILALGAGETIGLAIEYGRVTFAGTILMLFTGAAYGILRSEGDTMRTMQAMIISSLVNIVLDPILIYLAGWGIAGAAWATVISQALVIMIILYWFFIKKDTFVNLSWKYFKPDLNVIKSILGVGLPASAEFLVMSLVTAILNIILVQVAGTDAVAVYSAGWRVVMMAIIPLVAVGTAVITVSGVAYGAREYQNLRIAHTYSIKVGLAVATLTSIMTFILAPYIAQIFAYSPETKYLAFTIAAFLQVMCVFYVFVPPGIMSSSVFQGVGKGVTSLILTMLRQLLFVALFAYILAICFNLGQQGVWWGIVTGNISGGVVAFIWARLYINRIQKLT, via the coding sequence ATGAAAGATAATAATTCTTCATCACCTGTTGGATCAGATGGAAAATCGTCTGGTGAGAACTTAGGAGAAAAAACAGAAGGAGTCACCCTCATAACTGGCGACCCTAAAAAAGCTATAATAAAATTATCAGGTCCACTTATTGTAGCCATGATACTGACATCTGCCTACAACTTGGTGGATGCCATTTGGGTCTCTGGATTGGGTGGAAATGCTCTGGCAGCTGTAGGATTTGTAACACCTCTTTACATGATACTAGTTGGCCTATCCAATGGCATAGGTGCAGGTGCAACCTCAGCCATCTCCCGTTGCATAGGTGCTAAAAACCAAGAAGGGGTGAACAATACTGCAATGCACACCCTGGTTATCACTATTATTATTTCATTAATTTTGACGGCTTTACTGGAGATATTCTTAAATCCGGTCATTTTAGCATTGGGAGCAGGAGAAACTATTGGTTTGGCTATTGAATATGGTAGAGTAACCTTTGCCGGTACCATACTAATGCTATTTACTGGTGCAGCCTACGGAATTCTGCGTTCAGAAGGAGATACCATGAGGACCATGCAAGCCATGATCATTTCCTCGCTTGTGAACATTGTTCTGGATCCCATACTCATTTACTTGGCAGGATGGGGAATTGCCGGAGCAGCTTGGGCCACTGTCATCTCCCAAGCACTGGTTATAATGATTATATTATACTGGTTCTTTATAAAGAAGGACACCTTTGTAAATCTATCCTGGAAATACTTCAAACCTGATTTAAACGTAATTAAATCAATCTTGGGAGTGGGATTGCCTGCCAGTGCCGAGTTTCTGGTCATGTCACTGGTCACCGCTATTCTAAATATAATATTGGTCCAAGTTGCTGGAACAGATGCCGTGGCAGTGTATTCTGCAGGATGGAGGGTGGTGATGATGGCTATAATTCCCCTAGTTGCGGTGGGAACTGCAGTGATCACTGTAAGTGGTGTGGCATATGGGGCACGAGAATATCAAAACTTGCGCATTGCCCACACATACTCTATAAAGGTAGGTTTAGCAGTAGCAACCCTTACTAGCATCATGACATTTATATTAGCACCATACATCGCCCAAATATTTGCTTATTCGCCAGAAACAAAGTACTTGGCTTTTACAATAGCTGCCTTTTTACAAGTGATGTGTGTGTTTTATGTATTTGTACCTCCAGGAATTATGTCCAGTTCAGTTTTTCAGGGAGTGGGAAAGGGAGTAACCTCCCTCATTCTCACCATGCTCAGACAACTACTATTTGTAGCCTTGTTCGCCTACATTCTTGCAATATGTTTCAATTTAGGTCAGCAAGGCGTATGGTGGGGTATAGTCACCGGTAACATTTCAGGAGGAGTTGTAGCCTTCATATGGGCGCGTTTATACATAAATAGAATTCAAAAGCTAACTTAA
- a CDS encoding 50S ribosomal protein L15e: MYNYIKEAWKNPDESYVKELMQERAPQWRAESVIKRISRPTRLDRARSLGYKAKKGYIVVRTRVRRGGRRKSRFTAGRKPKRMGIKKITPKKSIQRIAEERVARKYPNLQVLNSYWLWEDGKFKFFEVILVDPNHPAIKNDPKINWICENHQTGRAFRGLTSEGKKNRGLRNKGKGTEKIR; the protein is encoded by the coding sequence ATGTATAATTATATAAAAGAAGCCTGGAAAAATCCAGATGAATCATACGTAAAAGAACTAATGCAAGAAAGAGCTCCCCAATGGAGAGCAGAAAGTGTAATAAAGAGAATAAGCAGACCAACCCGACTTGACAGAGCACGTTCACTGGGTTATAAGGCAAAAAAAGGATATATCGTCGTTCGAACTCGTGTGCGTCGTGGTGGGCGGAGAAAAAGCCGATTCACTGCTGGTCGAAAGCCAAAAAGGATGGGTATTAAGAAAATAACTCCAAAAAAATCCATTCAACGCATAGCTGAAGAAAGGGTTGCCCGCAAATACCCCAACCTACAAGTTTTAAATTCTTACTGGCTTTGGGAAGATGGAAAATTCAAATTCTTCGAGGTTATCTTAGTTGACCCCAACCATCCTGCTATAAAAAACGATCCCAAAATTAACTGGATTTGTGAAAACCACCAAACCGGACGTGCATTCCGCGGTTTGACCAGTGAAGGTAAAAAAAACAGGGGTCTTAGAAATAAAGGTAAAGGAACGGAGAAAATAAGGTAA
- a CDS encoding RNA-binding protein, whose protein sequence is MIHNLSYRAFVYGTESEDKVKEAIYTLIPSAQAEKEITEGYHSNQVIILHGKIIRKREIKDFLKKLQSLNPSTKKKIFKELENRMDERGNLFLRFDKQRAYLGDLVLVEHGDALHIKLKIAAYPARKEVALKVAQKIFKT, encoded by the coding sequence ATGATTCATAACCTCTCATACCGGGCCTTCGTTTATGGAACAGAAAGCGAAGATAAGGTTAAGGAGGCTATATATACTCTCATCCCCAGTGCCCAAGCTGAAAAGGAAATTACAGAAGGTTATCATAGCAATCAAGTTATTATTCTACATGGAAAGATAATACGTAAAAGAGAAATAAAAGATTTCTTGAAAAAACTTCAATCACTAAACCCTTCAACCAAGAAAAAGATTTTCAAAGAGCTTGAAAACAGGATGGATGAGAGAGGAAACCTTTTTCTTAGATTTGATAAACAACGTGCCTATCTAGGTGATTTAGTCTTGGTAGAGCATGGTGATGCTCTTCATATCAAACTTAAAATAGCTGCCTACCCTGCCCGGAAGGAAGTGGCACTTAAGGTGGCACAAAAAATATTTAAGACATAA
- a CDS encoding ribonuclease P, translating to MFYDLHIQGSPKMALHAQKLGYNGTALVLNFKDYKDKSAIIKDVQNIRNHFQHDSPFQIKVGLEIQARNPTDLKKQVRKFRDKVDVILVHGGDLKINRAATEEPRIDILCHPYRNRYDSGINHVLAVKAAENKVSIEINLKYFLLTRPNQRYRVLNQFRQIVKLQRKYKFPVIITSDADSVYDLRHPHDIIALASCFGMTNDEAIRSLSSVPLDIIDKNEIRRQIILPGVRLVNDEGQGS from the coding sequence ATGTTCTATGATCTTCATATCCAAGGAAGCCCGAAAATGGCATTACATGCCCAAAAATTAGGATATAATGGAACAGCTCTGGTTTTAAATTTTAAGGACTATAAAGATAAATCTGCAATTATTAAAGACGTTCAGAATATTAGAAATCATTTTCAGCATGATAGTCCTTTTCAGATCAAGGTTGGTTTGGAGATACAAGCAAGAAACCCTACTGATCTTAAAAAACAAGTTCGTAAGTTTAGGGATAAAGTTGATGTGATACTGGTTCATGGAGGAGACCTTAAAATTAATAGGGCAGCCACTGAAGAACCTCGAATCGATATTTTATGCCATCCCTACCGTAATCGATACGATAGTGGCATCAACCATGTTTTGGCGGTAAAAGCTGCTGAAAATAAGGTTTCAATTGAAATAAATTTAAAATATTTCCTTTTAACTCGTCCAAATCAGCGTTATCGTGTTTTAAATCAGTTTAGGCAAATAGTAAAGTTACAACGTAAATACAAGTTTCCAGTGATAATTACCAGTGATGCAGATTCAGTTTATGATCTTCGTCATCCCCATGATATTATTGCCTTGGCATCATGTTTTGGAATGACCAATGATGAAGCTATTCGTTCTTTATCATCTGTTCCCCTTGATATTATAGATAAAAATGAAATTAGAAGGCAAATTATACTTCCAGGAGTTCGTTTAGTTAATGATGAAGGTCAGGGATCATGA
- a CDS encoding ribonuclease P has translation MKLKILPTHLRQKKRYLAFQAISEIPLERDDVISLILGASGDLYGAYGTSKIGLWVVKFWKHPSSENNMVIGIIRCNRDETNSARAVISTITRFKGKRVVFQTLGISGTIKGAITNFIKLKTADD, from the coding sequence ATGAAATTGAAAATTTTACCTACCCATCTTCGCCAAAAGAAGAGATACCTTGCATTTCAAGCAATTTCAGAAATCCCCCTGGAACGAGATGATGTGATATCTCTAATTTTAGGGGCCTCAGGAGATCTATACGGAGCTTATGGAACCAGTAAAATTGGATTATGGGTTGTGAAGTTTTGGAAACACCCATCATCGGAAAATAATATGGTTATTGGAATCATAAGATGTAATCGTGATGAAACAAACTCGGCTAGAGCTGTTATCTCTACAATAACTAGATTTAAAGGAAAAAGAGTTGTTTTTCAAACACTGGGAATTTCCGGAACCATCAAAGGAGCAATAACAAACTTTATTAAATTGAAGACAGCAGATGATTAA
- the psmA gene encoding archaeal proteasome endopeptidase complex subunit alpha — protein sequence MQPFPAAGYDKGISIFSPDGRLFQVEYAREAVKRGTTSLGVKSSEGIVLVVDKRPSSKLVEPTSIEKIFQIDEHIGAATSGLVADARKLVEQARMESQINKITYNEPIPVEMLAKKICDLKQMYTQHGGVRPFGSALIIGGVNDNGSRLFETDPSGALIEYKATAIGAGRALAMEVFEKNFSEDMKLSESMELALDAIYEATEGKTTKESVEIALIEEKNHQYRKLTQDEIDDHVEELLIRKSKEGEDEEE from the coding sequence ATGCAACCGTTCCCAGCAGCAGGTTATGATAAAGGTATATCCATTTTCAGCCCAGACGGAAGGCTTTTTCAAGTTGAATATGCAAGAGAAGCTGTCAAAAGAGGTACAACTTCGTTAGGTGTTAAATCATCCGAGGGAATTGTGCTAGTGGTAGATAAAAGGCCCAGCAGCAAACTGGTAGAACCCACCTCTATTGAAAAGATATTCCAGATTGATGAACATATTGGAGCTGCCACTTCAGGATTGGTGGCTGATGCCAGAAAGTTAGTTGAACAAGCACGAATGGAATCCCAGATCAATAAGATCACCTACAACGAACCCATACCAGTGGAAATGCTAGCTAAAAAGATTTGTGACTTGAAACAGATGTACACTCAACATGGAGGGGTGCGACCTTTCGGTTCTGCCTTAATAATTGGTGGAGTAAATGATAATGGTAGCCGACTTTTCGAAACAGACCCTAGTGGTGCTTTAATTGAATATAAAGCCACTGCCATTGGTGCTGGAAGGGCGCTAGCCATGGAAGTCTTTGAAAAAAATTTCAGTGAAGATATGAAACTTTCGGAGTCCATGGAACTGGCATTGGATGCAATATACGAGGCTACTGAAGGCAAAACCACCAAAGAAAGTGTTGAAATAGCATTAATAGAGGAAAAAAATCATCAATACCGAAAACTCACCCAAGATGAAATTGACGATCATGTAGAAGAACTCCTCATCCGCAAATCCAAGGAAGGTGAGGACGAAGAGGAATAA
- a CDS encoding ribosome assembly factor SBDS, which produces MVSLEDAVIARLEYYGERFEILVDPDLASDLKRGEDIQIEEILAVEEVFKDAKKGDKASEEAMIKAFETTDPLEAAATIIRKGQVQLTAQQRRDMQEDKRRMIIAKIAREAINPQTKLPHPARRIEIAMEEAKIRVDPFKSVDEQVNITLKAIRRLIPIKLEKVKVAIRIPGEDTGKVYGIISEFGKITKEEWQQDGSWVAIVEIPGGMQENFYQKLSEITHGKVETKLL; this is translated from the coding sequence ATGGTATCCCTTGAAGATGCAGTTATAGCCCGTTTAGAATATTATGGGGAAAGATTTGAGATTTTAGTAGATCCAGATCTAGCATCTGACTTAAAAAGGGGAGAAGATATTCAGATTGAAGAGATACTGGCTGTTGAAGAGGTTTTTAAAGATGCTAAGAAGGGGGATAAAGCCTCGGAAGAAGCTATGATTAAGGCTTTTGAGACAACAGACCCCTTAGAAGCTGCTGCCACCATAATACGTAAAGGACAGGTGCAACTCACCGCCCAACAACGAAGGGATATGCAAGAGGATAAAAGAAGGATGATCATCGCAAAAATAGCGCGTGAAGCCATTAATCCTCAAACAAAACTTCCTCACCCTGCAAGAAGGATAGAAATAGCAATGGAAGAAGCTAAAATCAGGGTTGATCCCTTCAAAAGTGTTGATGAACAAGTAAATATCACATTAAAGGCCATCCGTCGATTAATACCAATAAAACTTGAAAAGGTAAAAGTGGCTATCCGCATCCCTGGAGAAGACACTGGGAAAGTTTATGGAATTATATCCGAATTTGGCAAAATAACAAAAGAAGAATGGCAACAAGATGGCTCATGGGTGGCAATTGTGGAAATTCCTGGTGGTATGCAGGAAAATTTCTATCAAAAACTCTCAGAGATCACCCATGGAAAGGTGGAAACCAAACTTTTATAA
- a CDS encoding RNA-binding protein yields MLLIEDKQIVVPGEILAEGDFHSGRGTFKDADKVCSSLVGLVAVRDKKISVIPLQSKYIPKRGDVVIGKISDIRFSMWNLDINSPYSGILPAAEVFGKEKRELNKAFDVGDVLFLRVVDVDEVKKVKLGLKGRGLGKFRGGILIHITPTKVPRLIGKKGSMINMIKDQTKCEVVVGQNGVVWVKGKPEMERMVQKVIKTIEEEAHTSGLTDRIKNMLLELLGENTEKTDKTSKEEDFEEKLIQ; encoded by the coding sequence GTGTTACTAATAGAAGATAAACAAATTGTAGTTCCAGGTGAAATACTGGCAGAAGGGGATTTTCATTCAGGTAGAGGCACTTTTAAAGATGCAGACAAAGTCTGTTCTTCCCTAGTTGGTTTGGTTGCTGTTCGGGACAAAAAAATAAGCGTAATACCCTTACAGAGCAAATACATTCCCAAAAGAGGAGATGTGGTCATTGGTAAAATCAGTGACATCCGATTTTCCATGTGGAACTTGGACATAAACTCACCCTATTCCGGAATATTACCTGCTGCTGAAGTTTTTGGTAAGGAAAAAAGAGAACTAAACAAGGCATTTGATGTAGGGGATGTTTTATTCCTAAGAGTAGTGGATGTTGATGAAGTTAAAAAAGTAAAACTCGGTCTAAAAGGAAGAGGGCTGGGTAAATTCCGTGGCGGAATCCTAATACACATAACCCCCACCAAGGTGCCCCGACTTATAGGTAAAAAAGGGTCAATGATCAACATGATCAAAGACCAGACCAAATGTGAAGTTGTAGTTGGTCAAAATGGTGTTGTCTGGGTTAAAGGAAAACCCGAAATGGAAAGGATGGTTCAAAAAGTTATAAAAACCATCGAAGAAGAAGCACACACCTCCGGCCTTACCGATCGGATAAAAAACATGTTGTTGGAACTTCTCGGGGAAAACACAGAAAAAACTGATAAAACAAGCAAAGAAGAGGATTTTGAAGAAAAACTCATTCAATAG